A stretch of the Bombyx mori chromosome 12, ASM3026992v2 genome encodes the following:
- the LOC101742864 gene encoding uncharacterized protein LOC101742864 isoform X1, with protein MSQHSEDLDTLIKRRGAIKAKLTIFRNYIKPLSSFSSLTDLQRFELEGRYERIQCLYNDFDKLQTEIETLLDAPDDDFKSRCEFEDQYHPTVALARSLLSATTNSEGSAMVRVRGADGTKHPARVLLDNGSTANFVTDAFSSKLGLSRHDTSSTTITGINNQTSYSTQSCNLTLESYYGNYTVGLGCLILPEVTKVLPSRFIPRTHVPLPSGLHLADPTFNIPSVVDILVGAEIFWQVLLHNTIDLGKNQPTLHETKLGWIVSGLVAYSPRLQSQSHFCSLVKNDVNFNIERFWELDSVPSKHSLTNEENACEQHFLRNTYRNDDGRFVVSIPLKRDPQILGDSLQMAISRFLSLERRFQRDLGFKQRYVDFMHEYLKLGHMIKESEVRNFSESSTDKGVSYFMPHHGIIRESSTTTKLRTVFDASAITTSGVSLNDIQMIGPVVQDDLLSILLRFRQHRYVISGDIEKMYRSIEVNPSQRSLQRIVFRNNHNAPLKVYCLNTVTYGTASAPYLATKCLTSLASSAVSEDVKHAIIHDFYVDDLLSGNSTLSGTIELCKGVIDTLSSAQFHLRKFKSNDSRILSAIMSERGDASTDNMLDLNSDVNTSSKTLGLQWCCNVDMLSFSINIDICSKITKRHVLSVVSQIFDPLGLVSPCVVEAKILMQRLWIDKYNWDDVVSQELRDLWSSCTSTLSSLNQLKIPRFISCSDSTNNEIHVFCDASEKVYGACLYIRSIKASGSICVRLLASKSRIAPIKPTTIPRLELCGALAATRLCTKVRDSLTMRIDNVYFWCDSTQYWRGCRRRLIDLSLLCATESTKFKRVRLVVLGATCRRRTTRRILFPVG; from the exons atgagCCAACATTCTGAGGATTTAGATACTCTTATTAAGCGACGAGGTGCAATTAAAGCCAAACTTACTATtttcagaaattatattaaacctCTTAGTAGTTTTTCTAGCTTGACCGACTTACAACGTTTTGAGTTGGAAGGACGTTATGAGCGTATTCAGTGTTTATACAACGACTTCGACAAGTTACAGACGGAGATCGAGACGTTGTTGGACGCACCCGATGACGACTTTAAATCCCGGTGTGAGTTCGAGGACCAATACCATCCTACGGTGGCACTGGCGCGAAGCCTGCTTTCAGCAACTACCAACTCAGAAGGTTCAG CTATGGTGAGAGTGCGTGGTGCCGATGGCACTAAGCACCCCGCCCGAGTTTTGCTGGACAACGGTAGTACCGCCAACTTTGTCACAGACGCCTTTTCATCCAAGCTTGGGCTGTCACGACACGATACTAGCTCCACTACAATCACAGGTATAAACAATCAGACCTCTTATAGTACACAGTCTTGTAATCTCACGCTCGAGTCCTATTACGGTAATTATACAGTCGGCTTAGGTTGTCTAATATTGCCTGAGGTAACAAAAGTATTGCCTTCGCGTTTCATacctagaactcatgtcccTCTGCCTTCGGGTCTACATCTAGCTGACCCTACATTCAACATTCCGTCAGTCGTAGATATACTTGTAGGGGCTGAAATCTTTTGGCaagtattattacataatacCATCGATTTAGGTAAGAATCAACCTACACTTCACGAAACGAAATTAGGTTGGATTGTTTCAGGTCTTGTGGCTTATTCTCCACGCCTTCAATCTCAATCTCACTTCTGTAGTCTTGTCAAAAACGACGTCAATTTTAATATAGAACGTTTTTGGGAACTCGATTCAGTTCCATCAAAACACTCACTCACAAATGAAGAAAATGCATGTGAGCAACATTTTCTTCGTAATACTTATAGAAACGACGATGGCCGCTTTGTAGTTTCTATTCCATTAAAAAGGGATCCTCAAATATTAGGAGACTCTCTTCAAATGGCTATAAGTCGATTTTTATCCTTAGAGCGACGCTTTCAGCGTGATTTGGGTTTCAAGCAGCGCTACGTAGACTTCATGCATGAATACCTAAAGCTAGGGCATATGATTAAGGAAAGTGAAGTTCGCAATTTTTCAGAGTCTTCTACTGACAAGGGAGTCAGTTATTTCATGCCTCATCATGGAATTATTCGTGAGTCCAGCACAACTACAAAGCTGCGAACGGTCTTCGATGCATCTGCGATCACAACTTCCGGCGTTTCACTGAACGACATCCAAATGATTGGTCCTGTAGTGCAAGACGACTTACTTTCCATATTGCTGCGCTTTCGTCAGCATAGATATGTAATCTCAGGGGACATTGAGAAAATGTATCGATCTATAGAGGTAAACCCCTCGCAGCGATCTCTTCAGCGCATTGTTTTCCGCAATAATCACAATGCTCCCCTCAAAGTATATTGTTTAAACACGGTGACTTATGGAACAGCATCAGCGCCTTACTTAGCCACGAAATGCCTGACCAGTCTGGCTTCGTCAGCTGTAAGTGAAGACGTCAAACATGCAATAATTCACGACTTTTACGTTGACGATCTTTTAAGCGGTAATAGCACTCTCTCAGGTACTATTGAGTTGTGTAAAGGCGTGATTGATACTTTGTCATCAGCTCAATTTCATTTacgtaaatttaaatcaaatgatTCTCGTATCTTATCAGCAATAATGTCAGAACGTGGCGACGCTTCCACTGACAATATGTTAGACTTAAATAGTGACGTCAACACTTCATCTAAAACATTAGGTTTGCAATGGTGTTGCAATGTTGATATGCTTTCTTTTTCCATTAATATTGACATCTGTAGTAAAATTACAAAGCGTCACGTGTTGTCGGTGGTAAGTCAAATTTTCGACCCACTAGGCCTGGTAAGTCCGTGCGTTGTCGAAGCAAAAATTCTCATGCAACGACTTTGGATCGACAAGTATAACTGGGACGACGTAGTGTCTCAAGAACTTAGGGATCTTTGGTCTTCCTGTACTAGTACTTTGTCTTCTCTTAATCAGCTGAAGATACCTAGATTTATTTCATGTAGTGACTCAACAAATAACGAAATTCATGTCTTTTGCGACGCTTCAGAGAAGGTTTACGGTGCGTGTCTTTATATCCGTTCAATTAAAGCTTCAGGGTCTATTTGCGTACGACTTTTGGCTTCAAAAAGTCGCATAGCTCCTATTAAGCCCACCACAATACCGCGACTTGAGCTTTGCGGAGCGTTAGCAGCTACAAGACTGTGTACCAAAGTTCGTGACTCTCTAACCATGCGTATAGACAACGTTTATTTCTGGTGCGATTCCACACAATATTGGCGTGGTTGTCGACGTCGCCTAATCGACTTAAGCCTTTTGTGCGCAACAGAGTCAACGAAATTCAAGAGAGTACGATTGGTTGTACTTGGAGCTACGTGCCGTCGAAGGACAACCCGGCGGATCTTGTTTCCCGTGGGCTGA
- the LOC101742864 gene encoding uncharacterized protein LOC101742864 isoform X3: MSQHSEDLDTLIKRRGAIKAKLTIFRNYIKPLSSFSSLTDLQRFELEGRYERIQCLYNDFDKLQTEIETLLDAPDDDFKSRCEFEDQYHPTVALARSLLSATTNSEGSAMVRVRGADGTKHPARVLLDNVKAVHIELVTALSSEAYIAALKRFVSRRGKPRSIWSDNGTNFVGACNELKGVLSNSDIASFMSQEGIDFNFSPPYSPHFNGLAEAAVKATKGHLKKLLSLTHLTYEEMSSCLCQIEAILNSRPLTPISSDPLDLTALTPAHFLIGRPLTSVPHPQITDCNITRLERYQRVELIRQHFWKRFINEYISLLQQKSKWSTSTGSLIPGTLVLVKDRTLPALLWPLGRITKTYPGSDGITRVAEVKTRTGTVVRGFNSICPLPLH; this comes from the exons atgagCCAACATTCTGAGGATTTAGATACTCTTATTAAGCGACGAGGTGCAATTAAAGCCAAACTTACTATtttcagaaattatattaaacctCTTAGTAGTTTTTCTAGCTTGACCGACTTACAACGTTTTGAGTTGGAAGGACGTTATGAGCGTATTCAGTGTTTATACAACGACTTCGACAAGTTACAGACGGAGATCGAGACGTTGTTGGACGCACCCGATGACGACTTTAAATCCCGGTGTGAGTTCGAGGACCAATACCATCCTACGGTGGCACTGGCGCGAAGCCTGCTTTCAGCAACTACCAACTCAGAAGGTTCAG CTATGGTGAGAGTGCGTGGTGCCGATGGCACTAAGCACCCCGCCCGAGTTTTGCTGGACAACG TAAAAGCTGTTCATATCGAGCTCGTCACCGCATTGTCATCGGAGGCGTACATAGCTGCTCTCAAAAGATTCGTGTCTCGTCGAGGCAAGCCCCGCAGCATATGGTCCGACAATGGGACAAATTTTGTTGGTGCTTGCAACGAACTCAAAGGCGTCCTTTCAAACTCAGACATTGCGtcattcatgtctcaagaaggcatagattttaatttttctccaccttattcccCTCATTTTAATGGTCTGGCTGAAGCAGCGGTTAAGGCCACTAAAGGCCATCTCAAAAAACTCCTCAGTCTTACTCACCTCACGTATGAAGAAATGTCTTCGTGCTTATGTCAAATTGAGGCCATTCTAAATTCCCGTCCACTTACTCCTATTTCCTCTGATCCGTTAGATTTAACTGCCCTTACTCCTGCTCACTTTCTGATTGGACGACCGCTCACGTCAGTTCCGCACCCGCAGATTACCGACTGCAACATCACGCGCTTGGAGCGCTACCAACGAGTGGAACTCATCAGGCAGCATTTTTGGAAGCGCTTTATTAATGAATACATTTCTCTGCTGCAGCAGAAATCTAAATGGTCCACCTCTACAGGGAGCTTGATACCAGGGACGCTAGTCCTTGTGAAGGACAGGACGCTACCGGCTCTGTTGTGGCCTTTGGGCCGCATTACCAAGACGTATCCGGGCAGCGACGGCATCACACGGGTCGCAGAGGTCAAGACGAGGACGGGGACCGTGGTGCGAGGCTTCAACTCCATCTGCCCCCTCCCTCTTCATTGA
- the LOC101742864 gene encoding uncharacterized protein LOC101742864 isoform X2: protein MSQHSEDLDTLIKRRGAIKAKLTIFRNYIKPLSSFSSLTDLQRFELEGRYERIQCLYNDFDKLQTEIETLLDAPDDDFKSRCEFEDQYHPTVALARSLLSATTNSEGSAMVRVRGADGTKHPARVLLDNGSTANFVTDAFSSKLGLSRHDTSSTTITVKAVHIELVTALSSEAYIAALKRFVSRRGKPRSIWSDNGTNFVGACNELKGVLSNSDIASFMSQEGIDFNFSPPYSPHFNGLAEAAVKATKGHLKKLLSLTHLTYEEMSSCLCQIEAILNSRPLTPISSDPLDLTALTPAHFLIGRPLTSVPHPQITDCNITRLERYQRVELIRQHFWKRFINEYISLLQQKSKWSTSTGSLIPGTLVLVKDRTLPALLWPLGRITKTYPGSDGITRVAEVKTRTGTVVRGFNSICPLPLH, encoded by the exons atgagCCAACATTCTGAGGATTTAGATACTCTTATTAAGCGACGAGGTGCAATTAAAGCCAAACTTACTATtttcagaaattatattaaacctCTTAGTAGTTTTTCTAGCTTGACCGACTTACAACGTTTTGAGTTGGAAGGACGTTATGAGCGTATTCAGTGTTTATACAACGACTTCGACAAGTTACAGACGGAGATCGAGACGTTGTTGGACGCACCCGATGACGACTTTAAATCCCGGTGTGAGTTCGAGGACCAATACCATCCTACGGTGGCACTGGCGCGAAGCCTGCTTTCAGCAACTACCAACTCAGAAGGTTCAG CTATGGTGAGAGTGCGTGGTGCCGATGGCACTAAGCACCCCGCCCGAGTTTTGCTGGACAACGGTAGTACCGCCAACTTTGTCACAGACGCCTTTTCATCCAAGCTTGGGCTGTCACGACACGATACTAGCTCCACTACAATCACAG TAAAAGCTGTTCATATCGAGCTCGTCACCGCATTGTCATCGGAGGCGTACATAGCTGCTCTCAAAAGATTCGTGTCTCGTCGAGGCAAGCCCCGCAGCATATGGTCCGACAATGGGACAAATTTTGTTGGTGCTTGCAACGAACTCAAAGGCGTCCTTTCAAACTCAGACATTGCGtcattcatgtctcaagaaggcatagattttaatttttctccaccttattcccCTCATTTTAATGGTCTGGCTGAAGCAGCGGTTAAGGCCACTAAAGGCCATCTCAAAAAACTCCTCAGTCTTACTCACCTCACGTATGAAGAAATGTCTTCGTGCTTATGTCAAATTGAGGCCATTCTAAATTCCCGTCCACTTACTCCTATTTCCTCTGATCCGTTAGATTTAACTGCCCTTACTCCTGCTCACTTTCTGATTGGACGACCGCTCACGTCAGTTCCGCACCCGCAGATTACCGACTGCAACATCACGCGCTTGGAGCGCTACCAACGAGTGGAACTCATCAGGCAGCATTTTTGGAAGCGCTTTATTAATGAATACATTTCTCTGCTGCAGCAGAAATCTAAATGGTCCACCTCTACAGGGAGCTTGATACCAGGGACGCTAGTCCTTGTGAAGGACAGGACGCTACCGGCTCTGTTGTGGCCTTTGGGCCGCATTACCAAGACGTATCCGGGCAGCGACGGCATCACACGGGTCGCAGAGGTCAAGACGAGGACGGGGACCGTGGTGCGAGGCTTCAACTCCATCTGCCCCCTCCCTCTTCATTGA
- the LOC101742864 gene encoding uncharacterized protein LOC101742864 isoform X4, with translation MKQDLPDVVCHVVSSNVDTLHTNKAHGSSIIHHLITKYSNLRYLQRVVAYILRAIYNFKNKSNKNIANLSNEELQISLNLIIHNAQLQMFPEEYFILKSGKSLPRSSRLISLTPFIDSNSILRVGGRLDNSPYDFNIKHPIVLCSKHALTKLIFHFEHLHLLHAGPQLLLTHIRQSYWPLGGRNLSKTVVRNCLKCFRYRAQNVQPIMGQLPKTRTDLQFPFLNCSVDYAGPILIADRKGRGCKLVKSYLCIFVCLAVKAVHIELVTALSSEAYIAALKRFVSRRGKPRSIWSDNGTNFVGACNELKGVLSNSDIASFMSQEGIDFNFSPPYSPHFNGLAEAAVKATKGHLKKLLSLTHLTYEEMSSCLCQIEAILNSRPLTPISSDPLDLTALTPAHFLIGRPLTSVPHPQITDCNITRLERYQRVELIRQHFWKRFINEYISLLQQKSKWSTSTGSLIPGTLVLVKDRTLPALLWPLGRITKTYPGSDGITRVAEVKTRTGTVVRGFNSICPLPLH, from the coding sequence ATGAAACAAGATCTACCAGACGTAGTTTGTCATGTAGTTAGTAGTAATGTCGATACGCTTCATACTAATAAAGCTCATGGTAGTTCCATAATTCATCATCTTATTactaaatattcaaatttacgCTATTTACAAAGAGTAGTTGCTTACATACTTAGAGCgatatataactttaaaaacaaatcaaataaaaatatagctaaTCTTTCTAATGAAGAACTACAAATCTCATTAAATCTCATTATACATAATGCTCAACTTCAAATGTTCCCCGaagaatattttatattgaaatcaGGGAAGTCCCTACCACGTAGCAGTCGTCTTATTTCATTAACACCATTTATAGATAGTAATTCAATTTTACGCGTTGGTGGTAGGCTTGACAACTCCCCATATGACTTTAATATAAAACACCCTATAGTTCTTTGCAGTAAACACGCTTTGACTAAATTAATATTCCATTTTGAACATTTGCATCTCTTACATGCTGGACCACAGCTCTTACTAACTCACATACGCCAGAGTTACTGGCCCTTAGGAGGCAGAAATCTGTCTAAGACTGTCGTCAGAAACTGCTTAAAATGTTTTAGGTATAGAGCACAAAATGTTCAACCCATCATGGGTCAATTACCTAAAACTCGTACTGATTTACAATTTCCTTTCTTGAATTGTAGTGTGGATTATGCTGGGCCAATTTTGATCGCTGATCGTAAAGGGCGAGGCTGTAAATTAGTAAAATCATACTTATGCATTTTTGTGTGCCTTGCAGTAAAAGCTGTTCATATCGAGCTCGTCACCGCATTGTCATCGGAGGCGTACATAGCTGCTCTCAAAAGATTCGTGTCTCGTCGAGGCAAGCCCCGCAGCATATGGTCCGACAATGGGACAAATTTTGTTGGTGCTTGCAACGAACTCAAAGGCGTCCTTTCAAACTCAGACATTGCGtcattcatgtctcaagaaggcatagattttaatttttctccaccttattcccCTCATTTTAATGGTCTGGCTGAAGCAGCGGTTAAGGCCACTAAAGGCCATCTCAAAAAACTCCTCAGTCTTACTCACCTCACGTATGAAGAAATGTCTTCGTGCTTATGTCAAATTGAGGCCATTCTAAATTCCCGTCCACTTACTCCTATTTCCTCTGATCCGTTAGATTTAACTGCCCTTACTCCTGCTCACTTTCTGATTGGACGACCGCTCACGTCAGTTCCGCACCCGCAGATTACCGACTGCAACATCACGCGCTTGGAGCGCTACCAACGAGTGGAACTCATCAGGCAGCATTTTTGGAAGCGCTTTATTAATGAATACATTTCTCTGCTGCAGCAGAAATCTAAATGGTCCACCTCTACAGGGAGCTTGATACCAGGGACGCTAGTCCTTGTGAAGGACAGGACGCTACCGGCTCTGTTGTGGCCTTTGGGCCGCATTACCAAGACGTATCCGGGCAGCGACGGCATCACACGGGTCGCAGAGGTCAAGACGAGGACGGGGACCGTGGTGCGAGGCTTCAACTCCATCTGCCCCCTCCCTCTTCATTGA